caaacattttcgtaaagattttggtattccaagatggccgctggcccactttctgttttaaggtttcagtctctgatctcaatgaaaattggtctataggggttataattgatgccgaacaacttgaacattttcgtaaatattttggtattccaagatggccgctggcccacttcctgtgttcGGGTTCAGTCTaggatctcaatgaaaattggtctataggggttttaattaaTGCCGaataacatgcaaacattttcgtaaatattttggtattccaagatggccgctggcccacttcctgtgttcGATTCAGTCTCCgatatctcaatgaaaattggtctatatgggttttaattgattcagaagggggaactttagatgaggacaatcatattttataaaggaccgagctaagacccatggggatagtacggcggaggtccaaaatgggagctttgctgaaatttggctttaaaatctgactccttatattaatccttgaatgggttacaaccataccgtatatggatgaagggctaccaagtttgttcaacaaatgacatttacctatttcagaaacttacacattcaactaaggagttccttgtattgtttatattaattgttaaccactactatatactgtgactttgttgttttgtgccatgagtcagatgaccgttaaggcaaatgggcctcttgttttatcaAGTAGCctgaaaaatgaattaaaagcattgatgtcactatttcttaaCTTCATCgagatatgaaataaattttgttttcaaacttttgtAAGAATCCGCGTACTAATTCCTGCTTTATAGTACTGACTCACTGAACATTACCTCCGGATACGCCCTGTAGGAAACCCCCGACAACAACTTTGAAGTAACAAATATTGAACACTCTCTGCAAATCCCGAATTGCTCAACGTCAATAGTAGTTGGGATTCATACAGCTACATCTTGTAGATCTGTTCTCTTGATGGTAAAATCGCTATCATGTAAGATTTTGGCGAGTACCTGTCCCTCGGAAACCTTTACACATAACATGTTTAAAAGTAAATCATCACCAAAACGTTACGATCTAACCATTATCTCTACCTCAGGAAATTATTATCGCAAAACTTGTTCCATTAACACAAAGAGGTGAAATTTGAATAAAGTCTATTTGTTGCATTTATCTACCTTTCTCGTGGGAAATTCAAAATGTCTGCTGAGACTGTGTCTTATTTGGTTATCATATTTAACAACAACGATTCGTGTATTGCGGAATTTTTATTCTTcccataaaatacatattatacacaCATGCAGTTACATCTTACAATGCAGAAAAATCTGATTGAGCAAGTTTTAATCATAAAAATTACcaaattgataatatatattgtacatatatatttatatatactacTAAGATATACCTGATAAAAATCCCAAATTAGCTGCCTTCTTTCAGATGTAAAGGATATAAACACctaataatatacaattgtgCTATATTTATCGACTTTACTATTTAGCAAAAGTGTTTTGTAAAAAGAGTATTTGGGGGCAGTATATGTAGTATATAGTTCAGTATAAGTCCTATATCTTTAACTTTTTACACGCAGGTTTTGTATGTAATCCAcatcataataaaaatatgcATTGTAAAAGAGAACGCGAACTAAAGTAACAAGTGTATGTGAATACATGTGAATATAGTTTCAATGCTGAAATGATcgtaaacaaataatatatccgaaaatatctgtatttacGGTAAGATAAAGTTAGTTTCCAAcagaattatttcatttgtaagCTGTTAGTGTCATTTTCCCTCTTGAGAGTATATGTTTAAACGTTATTATCTTGTATGAAATCCGCATTAACAAATACCATACCAGACATtacttttaaacaaaaagaCACCTTTGCCACCAATTAAACAACAAActttaacatatatacaaaatgtagcaTATACTCCCTTTGAAACCAGTATAAAATAAAGTGATAAGTAATAAATTATGTGATTGAGTGAAATGATATCTCTATACAGATTCTCCGGGAATTGTTACTATTATTAGTATCGAGCTGATTTGTTGTAAAGCGTTTCAAGGTCAAATCTTTCATGGCAACTTTCTGTCTGTTCTTGTAGAGACGCTGGCCTCTTACTGGACTATACGTGCCCCAAACCCTTCGCACGGCCAGTTTGAACTTAGTAGAGGTCAAGCTATATATGACCGGGTTACCTGCACTATTGAGGTAAAACATAGCCCTTGTAAAAGCTAGAAGGTTGAAAAAGCCCTCTATTCCCAGTGATTCCACGTTCTGTGGGGGACTATAAACGACCCACAACGTTACTATTCTTAATGGAAACATCGATAAAAAAAATAGCACTACTATGGCAACCAACATCCGCACCACCTGGTGGCGAGTTCTCTGATTATATATAGAACTTGGGTTTTTCCGTGATAAGATTGACGCTGAGTCGTATATCAAGCAGCGAATTATTTTAGCGTACATGAAAACAAGAATAAAGAAAGGTAATATAAAGAAAACGGAAAACATAGACAGGAGGTAGCCATGATGCCAGGTTTCCTCGATCTTGGTGCGGCACACCTGGCACGGCGTTCCGTCGTAGAAACGTGTGTCCTCTATAGATGTCATAAAAACAAACGGCATTGAAGTCACAAAGGACAACATCCAAATCACCCCAGTCACTTTGACAACCACACTAGCCGTGAATTTGAGCGATCTTCGAAGAGGGAAGCAAATGGCGTTAAAACGCTCCGTTGTTATGGCGAGGATAGTAAGAACAGAGGCATGCACCACAGCGTTTTCCAACAGTGGGATGGCTTTACCTGCAACGAGAGAAACACGAGAACTTGTAAAACAAAAGGTAGATCAACCAGATAGGGCATGTTGATATAAAGCATTATGTATACCTTATATTTTCTTAGTAtattaacatttcaatttttgatgttttgtgCTGCGTCTTGTACACTCTAATAGATCATATTTATTTCCCAATACACTTGTACACTCTAATAGATCATATTTATTTCCCAATACAcatgagataaaaaaaaaaatatatcctaTATTGATCTCAATATGTACTTTAGCTTACGTACATGATTTATTATGTCTGACAAACCATAACCGTAAGATGCAGATAATTCCCAGCTATACGGGGatatcaatttatattatttcGTAAAGGAAACAATAAGGCCATACACGTGTTATAATCTCTTATAATAACGCCATTAACGTATTTATTTCATAACGTCgcaacatatatgtatttcctCTCTGAAATGTCAATcctatatttttgttacatcCTCGCGGTAGCAGTTTTCCAGCTTCATTAAGAATAATGCTGGTATCTTCAATATCAAATAGCGTGTTCGTTGTTTATATAACAGTGTGATATAAGAATATGTAGCCGTTGATAATGGTGGCTGATATGTGCCATTTCGTTATATCGTTATTCTCCATCTAATTAGCGACTTCAATAATTTCGTTATTTTGTTCTGTTGCTGCTAAAAGACGATGTTtatcggggcgaaaagacgatgATTATCGCTTTTATGAGGCGAAATAACGATTGAACTTCCTAATCATGTGACTTATGCAACTTCCTCCGTGTTCATGGATATTGGGATATGCACGGGACTTGATAAGTGACAAAGGGATATAGAAGGATTAGGTTACCTTAATGACATTTTGTTCACTTAGTGCCTCC
This genomic window from Argopecten irradians isolate NY chromosome 11, Ai_NY, whole genome shotgun sequence contains:
- the LOC138334505 gene encoding pyrokinin-1 receptor-like, with product MNFSLDRDITLNTPLASTMLSDAANNLSRAAIVVEASIYIYIWVTVVNAVIFITGVVGNIIVIIVVIKVRDMRTTTNYFLVNLSIADLLVLLICQPSALLEFYAKDRWYIGPTMCKAIPLLENAVVHASVLTILAITTERFNAICFPLRRSLKFTASVVVKVTGVIWMLSFVTSMPPPQNVESLGIEGFFNLLAFTRAMFYLNSAGNPVIYSLTSTKFKLAVRRVWGTYSPVRGQRLYKNRQKVAMKDLTLKRFTTNQLDTNNSNNSRRICIEISFHSIT